A single region of the Thermodesulfatator indicus DSM 15286 genome encodes:
- a CDS encoding exodeoxyribonuclease VII large subunit — MDKGMENNFYPDTNNGELYRYFDSVEELYNFVDSCFHSLTEKFKEPYLNQIKIRGTVRLSRKQKGKYYYFGKLFSEEGSTIDIWIPPRLVEDIFKNDIEEFESDTYILGTINLKVDAYSLKPIIKVNFLDLIQKADEEFLETQKKEINLIELWKRFPHYKRLFPDDISITVIRPLVDTAYQDFEGKLESVREFIKNYRTIPVKIDSAEEIVQAINEAQGTVLVMLRGGGEDVQFEVFNDLRVVEAWAAKESFKILGLGHTENRGYLIEIFSDVVTTTPTEAGNYIALEIQRRRQEKAAEELRGKLVALEKEKEEREKERQRLVQEMNETRQELAKHKGENEELKRKIREKETNLKEKEEQIRRLNREISENREKLGRLEAEKRLKEEELEKFMKDYEKEKTELKDIYLKNNKETKRKVIFYGFILTFIAFIAGILLGISIK, encoded by the coding sequence ATGGATAAGGGGATGGAGAATAATTTTTATCCAGACACGAATAATGGAGAATTATACCGATATTTTGACTCTGTAGAAGAACTCTACAATTTTGTTGATAGTTGTTTTCATTCTTTAACGGAAAAGTTTAAAGAACCTTATTTAAATCAGATAAAAATAAGGGGGACAGTTCGGCTAAGTCGGAAACAGAAGGGAAAATATTATTATTTTGGAAAACTTTTTTCAGAGGAAGGATCTACGATAGATATATGGATTCCTCCCAGACTTGTCGAAGATATTTTTAAAAATGATATAGAGGAGTTTGAAAGTGACACATATATTTTAGGAACTATTAATTTAAAAGTAGACGCATATTCCTTAAAACCTATTATAAAAGTAAATTTTTTGGATCTGATACAAAAAGCTGATGAAGAGTTTTTGGAGACCCAAAAAAAGGAAATCAACCTGATAGAACTCTGGAAGAGATTTCCTCATTATAAAAGGCTTTTCCCGGATGATATCAGCATTACCGTCATACGACCTCTAGTAGATACGGCCTATCAGGATTTTGAAGGGAAACTGGAGTCGGTCCGGGAATTTATTAAAAATTATAGAACCATTCCCGTGAAGATAGATTCTGCGGAGGAAATAGTCCAAGCCATAAACGAGGCCCAAGGGACTGTATTGGTAATGTTGCGCGGTGGAGGAGAGGACGTTCAGTTTGAGGTGTTTAACGATCTAAGAGTGGTTGAGGCTTGGGCGGCCAAAGAGTCTTTCAAAATTCTCGGGCTGGGACATACGGAAAACAGGGGTTATCTAATAGAAATATTTTCCGATGTAGTTACTACGACACCTACTGAGGCGGGTAATTATATAGCTTTGGAGATACAGAGGCGAAGGCAAGAGAAGGCAGCCGAGGAGCTCCGAGGGAAATTGGTAGCTCTTGAAAAAGAAAAAGAAGAAAGAGAAAAGGAAAGGCAACGTCTTGTTCAGGAGATGAATGAGACCCGCCAAGAACTGGCAAAACATAAAGGAGAAAACGAAGAGCTTAAAAGGAAAATAAGGGAAAAAGAGACAAACTTAAAGGAAAAAGAAGAACAGATAAGAAGATTGAACAGAGAAATTTCGGAAAATAGAGAAAAACTCGGGCGTTTGGAAGCAGAAAAAAGATTGAAAGAAGAGGAACTCGAAAAATTTATGAAAGATTATGAGAAAGAAAAAACGGAACTTAAGGACATATATCTAAAAAACAATAAAGAAACTAAACGAAAAGTAATTTTCTACGGATTTATTCTAACATTTATAGCATTTATTGCTGGTATTCTATTGGGAATAAGTATTAAGTAG
- a CDS encoding single-stranded DNA-binding protein — protein sequence MSVNKVILIGRLGADPEVRYTPDGQPVSTFNLATSERWTDKNGQRQERTVWHRIVAFGKLAEICGEYLSKGRQVYIEGRLQTRSYEDRDGIKRYVTEIVAVNMQMLGRRDEHGNSGGDSSETFPDEPPPDEDLPF from the coding sequence ATGAGTGTGAACAAAGTCATCCTTATAGGACGCCTGGGAGCGGATCCGGAGGTCCGTTACACCCCCGATGGCCAGCCGGTATCTACTTTTAACCTGGCCACATCCGAACGCTGGACTGACAAAAACGGTCAGCGGCAAGAAAGAACGGTATGGCATCGCATAGTGGCTTTCGGCAAACTGGCCGAAATCTGCGGGGAATATTTGTCTAAAGGACGCCAGGTCTATATAGAAGGACGGCTTCAGACCCGTTCCTATGAAGACCGGGACGGCATAAAACGTTATGTTACAGAAATAGTGGCAGTAAACATGCAGATGCTTGGCCGCCGGGATGAACATGGTAATAGTGGAGGAGATAGCTCTGAAACTTTCCCGGATGAGCCACCTCCCGATGAAGATCTTCCGTTTTAG
- a CDS encoding G-patch domain-containing protein produces MKERYEIVIKTGGLSEEEIAKLRQKARKKALIIRNFDPEVPIFLVEEDNESEEKREIQDK; encoded by the coding sequence ATGAAAGAGAGGTATGAAATAGTCATAAAAACCGGTGGTCTCTCGGAGGAAGAAATTGCAAAACTCAGGCAAAAGGCCCGTAAAAAAGCCCTTATAATAAGAAATTTTGATCCGGAGGTTCCTATATTTCTAGTTGAAGAAGATAATGAATCCGAAGAAAAACGGGAGATTCAGGACAAATGA
- a CDS encoding TraU family protein, which translates to MNRVFFVVFLGIFIFSGKAFSLCDPRFVNPVTDVCWSCAFPIKIGGITVLGSDMPDADALSSPVCFCPGPAGIPVPGISVSFWEPYRILEVVSDPWCMVAEGVDMGGITSRTARGTLVGTGYGANSPHYFAQAHYIVFPVWGILGLLTDIPCVESGGWDVAYMTELDPLWQNDMQSLILNPEALVFGNALLQLACTADATAAAFGLPRDELFWCMGQWGSAYPLTGRVATGNKILGAAAVAGRLLYKLNRELLLCDRAVSPCSCVQTPIWIKSHYRLQIVRPKANTGSAIRIGEPSPLWEAGQAPPLEKGTDNFAFIVFRKVNCCLIWTP; encoded by the coding sequence ATGAATAGGGTCTTCTTTGTAGTCTTTTTGGGGATATTTATATTCAGCGGGAAAGCTTTTTCTCTTTGTGATCCCCGTTTTGTTAATCCGGTTACGGACGTATGCTGGAGCTGCGCTTTCCCGATAAAGATAGGCGGTATAACCGTACTCGGATCCGACATGCCGGATGCTGATGCTCTCTCCTCGCCCGTATGTTTCTGTCCGGGACCTGCCGGAATTCCTGTACCGGGTATTTCGGTTTCCTTCTGGGAACCCTATAGAATTCTTGAGGTGGTGTCGGATCCCTGGTGTATGGTGGCCGAGGGAGTAGATATGGGAGGTATAACATCCCGAACCGCAAGGGGAACCCTGGTGGGAACTGGATACGGTGCAAATTCCCCCCATTATTTTGCCCAGGCCCACTATATAGTTTTTCCCGTATGGGGAATTTTAGGTCTGCTAACCGATATACCCTGTGTGGAGTCAGGAGGCTGGGATGTGGCTTATATGACGGAACTTGATCCTCTGTGGCAGAACGACATGCAAAGCCTTATCCTCAATCCCGAGGCCCTGGTTTTCGGCAATGCCCTTTTACAGCTTGCATGCACCGCGGATGCTACGGCTGCGGCATTCGGTCTTCCCCGTGACGAACTTTTTTGGTGTATGGGGCAATGGGGGAGCGCATATCCTCTTACGGGCCGGGTAGCAACGGGGAACAAAATTCTGGGAGCGGCTGCCGTAGCGGGAAGATTGCTTTATAAGCTTAATAGAGAGTTACTTCTTTGTGATAGGGCGGTTTCACCCTGTAGCTGTGTTCAAACGCCGATCTGGATCAAATCACATTATCGGCTTCAAATAGTACGTCCGAAGGCCAATACCGGAAGTGCCATACGTATAGGCGAGCCCTCGCCCCTCTGGGAGGCGGGACAGGCACCGCCGCTTGAAAAGGGGACCGATAATTTTGCCTTCATCGTATTCCGCAAGGTGAATTGCTGTCTGATATGGACGCCATGA
- a CDS encoding sensor histidine kinase yields the protein MQLIQPDLDHDLRNKIWGALEILKIYLQKAENDNKDISALIKVKTALEQSLDLLDGKSSHVNIKNLSQMVRNSLIDIKPIARARKINLEIETADIPLPVSINKFVFLRIIHNIVLNALEAAASRVTVRCGYYTGDYGGSVSPAVTVRNDGNSIDPVLLPGIFTKGFSTKGEGRGRGLSIVKQLLEENNGDLILFTSPGETEFLIIPGGTDE from the coding sequence GTGCAGCTAATACAGCCGGATCTTGATCATGATTTGCGAAATAAAATATGGGGAGCACTGGAAATACTTAAAATATATTTACAAAAGGCCGAAAATGATAACAAAGACATATCCGCGCTCATAAAAGTCAAAACGGCCCTGGAACAATCCCTGGATCTTCTCGATGGTAAGAGCTCTCATGTCAATATAAAAAATCTGTCACAGATGGTCCGGAACTCCCTGATAGATATCAAGCCGATAGCCCGGGCACGAAAAATAAACCTGGAAATAGAAACAGCCGATATTCCCCTTCCCGTGTCCATAAACAAATTTGTTTTTTTACGCATAATTCACAATATCGTTTTAAATGCCCTGGAAGCGGCTGCCTCCAGGGTGACGGTAAGGTGCGGTTACTATACCGGCGATTACGGTGGTTCGGTATCCCCGGCCGTAACGGTTCGTAATGATGGAAACTCGATTGATCCCGTTCTCTTACCCGGGATATTCACGAAAGGTTTTTCCACTAAAGGAGAAGGAAGGGGGCGGGGGCTAAGTATAGTAAAACAACTTCTTGAAGAAAATAATGGGGATCTAATTCTTTTTACTTCGCCGGGAGAAACCGAGTTTTTGATCATTCCGGGAGGGACCGATGAATAG
- a CDS encoding TrbC family F-type conjugative pilus assembly protein: MKKGPHYREAISRARTSAGIAIEKNRDLLKEKKPPGKRSPGSKNFIKKRYYLIISSSVPTETLRTYMAQIERLRKKGVEIVPVVRGFVGGMKKIRPTIEFYLKIALKDPSVGLSGDNLRPVAISVDPNAARGVFAVPALKTKDGSCTVYGDAPLPFLLGKIREHECGKRFGAVFEFAERDALAEIKEAAERAFPNPEKMRAFFARRVREFTYLPGAKLLPPAKETRFKVVKPEYELPFDVRDPKTGEILYPRGYRFNPLEYAPSVPFEVLLINGTRQKEVAFARRMVSEDPHLSVWALGGDARKLSGVVGRPVFSGETLARKGWCAATPCLVRRKGEVLEVKEFGPKEIKGGNGAANTAGS; this comes from the coding sequence ATGAAGAAGGGACCACACTATAGAGAAGCTATTTCCCGGGCCCGGACATCGGCCGGCATAGCTATAGAGAAAAATAGAGATCTTCTGAAAGAGAAGAAGCCACCCGGGAAAAGATCCCCCGGTTCAAAGAATTTTATAAAGAAAAGATATTATCTGATTATATCGTCCTCGGTACCGACGGAAACCCTAAGAACCTACATGGCTCAGATAGAAAGATTGAGAAAGAAGGGAGTGGAGATCGTTCCGGTGGTGCGTGGATTCGTCGGCGGCATGAAGAAAATACGTCCCACTATCGAATTCTATTTAAAAATAGCCTTAAAAGACCCTTCGGTCGGCTTATCCGGGGACAATTTGAGGCCGGTGGCGATATCGGTGGATCCCAACGCCGCCCGAGGTGTTTTCGCCGTTCCGGCCCTAAAAACGAAGGACGGATCCTGCACGGTTTACGGGGACGCACCCCTTCCGTTTCTCCTGGGAAAAATCCGTGAGCACGAGTGCGGCAAGCGTTTCGGTGCGGTCTTCGAGTTCGCCGAAAGGGATGCTCTTGCCGAAATAAAGGAGGCCGCCGAAAGGGCCTTCCCGAATCCGGAAAAAATGAGGGCCTTTTTTGCCCGGCGGGTACGGGAGTTTACATATCTTCCCGGAGCTAAACTACTTCCTCCGGCAAAAGAGACCCGATTCAAGGTAGTCAAACCGGAATACGAGCTTCCCTTTGACGTCAGGGATCCGAAAACGGGAGAGATACTCTATCCCCGGGGCTACAGATTTAATCCCCTGGAATACGCTCCGTCGGTACCGTTCGAAGTCCTTCTCATAAACGGTACCAGGCAAAAGGAAGTGGCCTTCGCCCGAAGGATGGTTTCCGAAGACCCGCATCTTTCGGTGTGGGCGCTGGGAGGCGATGCCCGAAAGCTTTCCGGAGTCGTAGGACGTCCGGTCTTTTCCGGGGAAACACTGGCCCGGAAAGGCTGGTGTGCCGCTACACCCTGTCTCGTACGTCGTAAAGGAGAAGTTCTCGAAGTTAAAGAGTTCGGTCCGAAGGAGATAAAAGGAGGTAACGGTGCAGCTAATACAGCCGGATCTTGA
- the traN gene encoding conjugal transfer protein TraN, translating into MFGRNEKIKILTILLFWLLALPHWAVAEWLCPRTLQTFATADECSLLCPGVDCIESGTYMCSADTDGDGENELYQCQQVFRCPLGNYPCDENNRCSIKGSCTEESTTTSESGSCEEQEILICPNPEDPDCLVWAYVCSLNGTPYQTLSECQENCTQTTTTTFYRCNLTDKTYDDYSTCQSACVETAVCTQTWQCPIEGGTECIDMGSPDNYEDEYTDFSYYQDDGATDPATGECLGQIYIFNGRPMMCRRSGIQTGFHNCCDADDEVVQELNNQLTSLGGTFAVISRVKDAISLASQTLNAYQALSAGASALEVASNFDWSPTAINAAITAFNNGESVTNAIISALQNGLGLTPTGIITQIALNFAMDFAMKILFGGCSEDDVMTAAYNELGLCHYIGKKCVKKLPIVGCVQKANVYCCFNSKLARIIHEQGRAQLDTFSGWGTTDYPDCRGFSPQEFQMLDFSRIDLSEWYGDIETKTQETIQQNLQQNLENFKNNIR; encoded by the coding sequence ATGTTCGGACGGAACGAAAAAATAAAAATACTGACCATTTTGCTTTTCTGGCTTCTGGCGCTTCCTCATTGGGCGGTGGCTGAATGGCTCTGCCCCAGGACGCTTCAAACCTTTGCGACCGCAGACGAATGCAGCCTCTTATGTCCCGGTGTGGATTGTATCGAATCGGGGACCTACATGTGCTCGGCCGATACCGACGGAGACGGTGAAAATGAACTCTATCAGTGTCAGCAAGTCTTCCGGTGTCCGCTTGGTAACTATCCCTGCGACGAGAACAATCGGTGCAGCATAAAGGGTAGCTGTACAGAAGAATCGACCACAACTAGTGAAAGCGGAAGCTGTGAAGAACAAGAAATTTTAATTTGTCCTAACCCGGAGGATCCTGATTGTCTCGTTTGGGCATACGTGTGTTCCCTAAACGGCACCCCGTACCAGACCCTTTCCGAGTGTCAGGAAAATTGCACGCAAACAACCACAACGACTTTTTACCGATGTAATCTAACCGACAAAACCTACGATGATTATTCCACCTGCCAAAGTGCTTGTGTAGAAACAGCCGTCTGCACTCAAACCTGGCAGTGTCCTATAGAAGGCGGCACCGAATGTATTGATATGGGAAGCCCTGACAATTATGAGGATGAATACACAGATTTTTCTTATTATCAGGACGATGGAGCTACGGATCCGGCTACAGGCGAATGTCTGGGACAAATTTACATATTCAACGGCCGCCCGATGATGTGCAGACGATCCGGAATCCAGACCGGTTTCCACAACTGCTGCGATGCTGATGACGAAGTGGTACAGGAACTGAATAATCAGTTAACTTCTCTGGGTGGAACTTTTGCCGTAATATCCAGGGTCAAAGATGCTATTTCCCTGGCATCGCAGACCCTTAACGCATACCAGGCGCTTTCGGCCGGAGCAAGTGCTTTAGAAGTAGCCTCCAATTTTGATTGGTCTCCAACGGCCATAAATGCTGCTATTACTGCGTTTAATAACGGGGAAAGTGTTACCAATGCAATCATATCTGCTCTTCAGAATGGTCTGGGGCTCACTCCTACAGGTATTATTACACAGATAGCTCTAAATTTTGCCATGGACTTCGCCATGAAAATTCTTTTCGGCGGTTGTAGCGAGGACGACGTAATGACGGCTGCATATAACGAACTCGGCTTATGTCATTACATCGGAAAAAAATGCGTTAAGAAGTTACCTATTGTCGGATGTGTTCAGAAGGCCAATGTTTATTGCTGTTTTAACTCCAAACTTGCGCGCATAATCCATGAACAGGGTCGAGCACAGCTTGACACCTTCAGCGGCTGGGGAACAACGGATTATCCGGATTGTAGGGGGTTTTCGCCTCAGGAGTTTCAGATGCTCGATTTTTCCCGCATAGATCTTTCCGAATGGTACGGAGACATAGAAACTAAAACGCAGGAAACTATACAGCAAAATCTTCAGCAAAATCTGGAAAATTTCAAAAATAATATTCGTTAA
- a CDS encoding TraC family protein: protein MLSFIGRVANPFASVTVDEIEKATTRYTLSRWLPYLAYDPEKGIYINRDGTAGFILETSPLPGADEQIIQNLTGILDSLPQESVLSVTLLSFPALDPEIEQYEKLKTRVSENPLLEETIKRYAGHLKKWTKGIPHLLGTPLRRFRLLFSFKAPFRDEKNLEDIQDFKTVVREGLKGAYLFPEEFSPERLLYTFFVLFNGRTEPNLYWDPLRPLYDHLILSETSVEVERDKLKIGPLNYRALSFKQVASDVNVFKMSELFGGNRGSLDDSNQIPVHFLYTVFFVNDPDVANTIRSKAFLFKRQVEKEDSLITRFIGEYAQEHLWAVNEIEKGEKFLYAVPIFWFWDEDDSKCISAIKRAKRMISSKGFVPQEEKDILLPLFISSLPFGFYHEGANLERIDRHFLARSDQVANLLPVIVDYCGGGKPHIVFISRKGQFVPFDPFDKAATNKNICVMGTSGGGKSFLMNLYVLSMYAAGAACWIFDVGYSYRKLCKLLNGRYIDLGEENLSLNPFSLVPEGSDPESESERMHHLDTIAALYGCMIYSHTGGNATDTEANILRGAVRWAWREFGKSADVDKVYLYLTRFTDLAKDELEEICPDESTCRSDLVHAAQNLAFNLTEWTGKGSYGRFFNGPASFDFFSSEAFVVLEMERIKRIKPLLRAVTMTCLNAATATLYLLERSIPKVLLFDECGVTLVESGGGAHNLFGEVVEEAYRRARKFNGSTITVFQGPLDLERIGAAGQAIIGNSSFLFMLPSDQYNEAIEKQILPFKEAGGLLSSISSARPRYTEIGIKSPYGLGIIRVVADGFLYWLCTSDADEWAHVEALAREKGSLISTLRELADKRDHEMEKFLKN from the coding sequence ATGTTATCTTTTATCGGGCGAGTTGCTAATCCTTTTGCATCCGTTACCGTTGATGAAATTGAAAAAGCAACCACACGCTATACCCTTTCGCGGTGGTTACCCTATTTGGCTTATGATCCCGAGAAAGGTATCTATATAAACAGAGACGGGACGGCCGGATTTATTCTTGAAACATCTCCCCTTCCGGGTGCGGATGAACAGATTATACAAAATCTCACGGGAATTCTTGATTCACTTCCTCAGGAATCTGTGCTATCCGTTACCCTGTTATCTTTTCCCGCTCTTGATCCCGAAATAGAGCAATATGAGAAGCTTAAAACCAGGGTTTCGGAAAACCCGCTCCTTGAGGAAACGATAAAACGATACGCCGGGCATCTTAAAAAATGGACAAAGGGAATTCCCCATCTTCTGGGAACTCCCCTTAGAAGATTTAGACTGCTTTTTTCCTTCAAAGCCCCTTTCAGGGACGAAAAAAATCTCGAAGACATTCAAGATTTTAAGACGGTTGTAAGGGAGGGGTTAAAAGGGGCATATCTTTTCCCGGAAGAATTCAGCCCGGAAAGGCTGCTTTATACCTTTTTTGTATTGTTCAACGGCCGTACTGAACCGAATCTTTACTGGGATCCTTTAAGGCCGCTTTATGATCACCTTATTCTTTCGGAAACATCTGTAGAGGTAGAACGGGATAAACTCAAAATAGGTCCTCTGAATTACAGGGCCCTTTCATTTAAACAGGTAGCTTCTGATGTAAATGTTTTTAAAATGTCGGAACTTTTCGGAGGAAATAGAGGTTCTCTTGATGATAGCAATCAGATACCCGTCCATTTCTTATACACCGTTTTCTTTGTAAACGATCCTGACGTTGCAAATACAATTCGTTCAAAAGCTTTTCTTTTTAAAAGACAGGTTGAGAAGGAAGATTCTCTTATAACTCGTTTCATAGGTGAATATGCCCAGGAACATCTATGGGCGGTTAACGAGATCGAAAAAGGAGAAAAATTTTTATATGCCGTTCCGATCTTCTGGTTCTGGGACGAAGATGACTCTAAATGTATTTCCGCAATCAAACGTGCTAAAAGGATGATATCCTCAAAGGGTTTTGTGCCTCAGGAAGAAAAGGATATCCTTTTACCTCTTTTTATATCCTCTTTACCCTTCGGTTTTTATCACGAGGGAGCTAATCTTGAGAGGATTGATAGACATTTTCTCGCTCGCTCTGACCAGGTAGCAAATTTATTGCCGGTAATTGTAGACTACTGCGGTGGAGGAAAACCACATATCGTCTTCATATCCCGCAAGGGACAATTCGTCCCCTTCGACCCCTTCGATAAAGCCGCCACGAACAAAAATATATGCGTGATGGGAACCTCGGGAGGCGGCAAATCCTTTCTCATGAATCTTTACGTTTTATCCATGTACGCCGCGGGAGCAGCCTGCTGGATTTTTGATGTCGGTTATTCCTACCGGAAACTATGTAAGCTTTTAAATGGTCGTTATATCGATTTAGGAGAGGAAAACCTTTCTTTAAATCCCTTTTCACTGGTTCCCGAGGGTTCAGATCCTGAGTCCGAAAGTGAAAGAATGCATCATCTTGACACAATAGCGGCTTTATACGGTTGTATGATTTACTCTCATACAGGCGGAAACGCTACAGATACGGAAGCCAATATTTTGAGGGGAGCCGTTCGGTGGGCCTGGCGAGAATTCGGTAAATCCGCGGATGTGGATAAGGTTTACCTGTATTTGACAAGATTTACCGATCTTGCAAAGGATGAGCTGGAGGAGATATGTCCCGATGAAAGTACCTGCAGGTCAGATCTAGTTCATGCGGCCCAGAACCTTGCTTTCAACCTGACGGAATGGACCGGCAAAGGTTCTTACGGACGGTTTTTTAACGGTCCGGCTAGCTTTGATTTCTTTTCGTCCGAGGCTTTCGTTGTCCTGGAAATGGAAAGAATAAAAAGGATTAAACCTCTTTTACGTGCTGTTACAATGACCTGTCTTAATGCGGCAACCGCAACCCTCTACCTGCTGGAACGCAGTATACCCAAAGTTCTGCTTTTTGATGAATGCGGTGTTACCCTTGTAGAGTCAGGCGGGGGAGCTCACAACCTGTTTGGCGAGGTAGTGGAGGAAGCCTATCGCAGAGCCAGAAAATTTAACGGCAGCACCATTACGGTCTTCCAGGGCCCCCTGGACCTGGAAAGAATAGGTGCAGCCGGACAGGCCATAATAGGAAACAGTAGTTTTCTTTTTATGCTCCCCAGTGATCAGTACAATGAAGCCATCGAAAAACAGATATTACCGTTCAAAGAGGCCGGTGGTCTCCTTTCTTCGATTTCCTCGGCTCGTCCCCGGTATACGGAAATAGGAATTAAGTCTCCCTACGGGTTAGGGATAATCCGTGTGGTTGCCGACGGATTCCTGTACTGGCTCTGTACCTCGGATGCCGACGAATGGGCACATGTCGAGGCCCTGGCCCGCGAAAAGGGAAGTCTTATTTCTACCCTGAGGGAGCTTGCTGATAAAAGAGACCATGAAATGGAGAAGTTTCTTAAGAATTAA